In Plectropomus leopardus isolate mb unplaced genomic scaffold, YSFRI_Pleo_2.0 unplaced_scaffold26724, whole genome shotgun sequence, the DNA window TTTTCTatttcagctgcttttattCAGATTCAGTAAGTTTTACTGCGAGTGAGCGCTTTGTTTGAGTTTTACTGCGTATAAACCGTGTCTAAAGTATGAACGTGTGTGTTCAGGCTCTGGACTACTGTCACAGTATGGGGATCATGCACCGGGACGTGAAGCCCCACAACGTGATGATCGACCACCAGATGAGGAAGGTGCTGACGACTCTTCGCTTTTACAGGAAGATCACAAACGGATTATTATTGTTAAGGAATGAtgctaatttttcttttaaacgtGTCCTCGGTGATATAAAGCGGattctgtcctctgtgtgtctcagctgCGTCTCATAGATTGGGGTTTGGCCGAATTTTACCATCCCGCTCAGGAATACAACGTCAGGGTCGCCTCGCGCTACTTCAAAGGCCCCGAGCTGCTCGTCGACTATCAGGTATCTGTGGCTGTGCGACTCTCTGCGCTCTCGGAAATCCTCCTCCAGgtgtttttcactcttttttgtCCGTCCTCAGATGTATGACTACAGTTTGGACATGTGGAGTCTCGGCTGCATGTTGGCCAGCATGATCTTTCTGAAGGAGCCGTTTTTTCACGGCCAGGACAACTACGACCAGGTGAGCCGCCGGACTCACGTCCACACGGCGAACTCTGACTGTAATCAAGTC includes these proteins:
- the LOC121967035 gene encoding casein kinase II subunit alpha'-like: MNVCVQALDYCHSMGIMHRDVKPHNVMIDHQMRKLRLIDWGLAEFYHPAQEYNVRVASRYFKGPELLVDYQMYDYSLDMWSLGCMLASMIFLKEPFFHGQDNYDQLVRIAKVLGTDELFGYLHKYHIELDTRFKDLLGQQTRKRWEQFIQSENQHLVSPEALDLLDKLLRYDHQQRLTAAEAMQHPYFCQYTHTH